A genomic region of Macaca thibetana thibetana isolate TM-01 chromosome 14, ASM2454274v1, whole genome shotgun sequence contains the following coding sequences:
- the ANKRD49 gene encoding ankyrin repeat domain-containing protein 49, whose product MEKEKGNDDGIPDQENSLDFSEHFNQLELLETHGHLIPTGTQSLWVGNSDEDEEQDDKNEEWYRLQEKKMEKDPSKLLLWAAEKNRLTTVRRLLSEKATHVNTRDEDEYTPLHRAAYSGHLDIVRELIAQGADVHAVTVDGWTPLHSACKWNNTRVASFLLQHDADINAQTKGLLTPLHLAAGNRDSKDTLELLLMNRYVKPGLKNNLEETACDIARRTSIYHYLFEIVEGCTNSSPQS is encoded by the exons atggaaaaagaaaaaggaaatgatgatGGAATACCAGACCAAGAGAATTCCTTGGATTTTTCTGAACACTTTAACCAACTTGAATTGTTGGAAACACATGGACACCTTATTCCTACTGGTACTCAAAGTCTTTGGGTAGGCAATTCTGATGAAGATGAGGAGCAAGATGACAAAAATGAAGAGTGGTATcgattgcaagaaaaaaaaatggaaaaagaccCAAGCAAATTGCTTCTTTGGGCTGCTGAAAAAAATCgg cTGACTACAGTGCGGAGACTACTTTCTGAAAAGGCCACTCATGTGAACACTAGGGATGAAGATGAGTATACCCCTCTTCATCGCGCAGCCTACAGTGGACACTTAGATATTGTCCGGGAGCTCATTGCACAGGGGGCAGACGTTCATGCAGTGACTGTGGATGGCTGGACGCCCCTGCACAGTGCTTGTAAGTGGAATAATACCAGAGTGGCTTCTTTCTTACTGCAGCATGATGCAGATATCAATGCCCAAACAAAAGGCCTCTTGACCCCCTTGCATCTTGCTGCTGGAAACAGAGACAGCAAGGATACCCTAGAACTCCTCTTGATGAACCGTTACGTCAAACCAGGGCTGAAAAACAACCTGGAAGAAACTGCATGTGATATTGCCAGGAGGACAAGTATCTATCACTACCTCTTTGAAATTGTGGAAGGCTGTACAAATTCTTCACCTCAGTCTTAA